One Argentina anserina chromosome 6, drPotAnse1.1, whole genome shotgun sequence genomic window, TGTTCTTTGAGTGATTGAGTTCTATTCAGGAATTgggtttctattaaatttgattgtGAATTAAGGCTGTTTTGATTTCTTGGATTTGATTAGGCTGTGATTATCTTGGtgtttttttgtgtttgtggTTATCTTTGATTGTATAGCTGTGCAGAATTGAATATTCGATATTCGGATTATAGTTAATGTGTGATTAATGTGATTAATGGCCTTTGTATGTCATCTGTTATAATAtgtgtggtgaaatttggGATTTGCAGTGGGCGTTACTGTGTGCTATAGCAATGGATTCATTGGCTGAAGGGGTCATTTCTGTACCAAAGGCTCGCTATTTGGCGCCTGAGGGAGGCGAGACTGGGACTCCTCGTCCCTCTCAGCCTCCTTCTCCGAAGCAATTGAGGAGTGAAGCGGCTTCATCCACGTCTAGCGTGGCGGCTCATGCTTATGAAGTGAAGGCAGCAGTTGGCTATTCAAATGGTTCTGTGATTAATCTGAACAAGGCACCTAACCACGGCGCGCATCAGGAGGATTTACTCAGTATGGGGAAACGGTACCAGGGTTCAAGTAAAGGAAAGGTTGAACATGAAGGCTCGAATGATGTTCTTGATAAACCAGCCGAAATTTCTTATCAGCATAAAGTTTCTATGGTGGAGGCGAAACCTTCCATCCAGCATCCTGTTGATGATTCTGAGGAGTTTACTTTGAGCGGCTTACCGGAATCTAGGAGTTATGGTCTTGGTCCAGGTAAAGGAGTTGCTGGACGGCAAAATGGTCACTTAGTTTCTCATTCCGGAGTAGGCACTGCCTTTTGTCCTAGCCCTCAGAACAGTTTATATTCTGCCGCTCCCACTCTCTATTGTGAAGCCAAACAGAGTTTTACCAATACAGAAAGTGAATGTACAAGCAGCATTGAGAAGTCTGCTGAAACTGAAAGTGAGGTCACTAATTCCTGTGAGCTTATTGAGAGCAGAAAGACCAGTATCTATAGAGGCAGCACTGGAAGTGATGTTAGTGATGAGAGCAGCTCCAGTAGTTTGAGCAATAACATGTACAAGCCCCACAAGGCGAATGATGTGAGATGGGAAGCAATTCAAGCTGTCAGAGATCATGATGGGATGCTGGGTTTGAATCATTTCAAGTTAAAGAAGAGACTGGGATGTGGAGATATAGGCAGTGTTTATCTGTCTGAATTGTCGGGAACTAGAACTTGTTTTGCCATGAAGGTTATGGATAAAGCTCAACTGGCAGGTCGCAAAAAGCTTCTGAGGGCTCAGACAGAGAAAGAGATACTACAGTCTTTGGATCACCCTTTCCTGCCGACATTGTATTCCCACTTTGAGACAGAGAAGTTCACATGCTTGTTGATGGAGTACTGCCCTGGAGGTGATCTGCATGCACTCAGGCAAAAACAACCTGGAAAGTATTTTCCAGAGCATGCTGCCAGGTTAGATATTCCTTTTCCATTTCTCCTTTCATTTTATTATGATGACTACATCAATGCCACCAAATTACCTCATTCCGTCAATCACATGatatttacaaataactatGGTTAGACCTTGTAGAAACTCGAGATAATTTTGGATCAGAAAAACCTTTGCTCAGAAAATCTCACAAATTGTgaacatatatacatttttGCAATTCAAAACATACAGCTCCTGTCTATAATTTGTAAGAACATATTGTTAGGTTTGGTGTAATTTGGGGCTTTCCGTGAAATTTGTGCTTTCACTGTGTAAGTGTGTGGTGTATATGATGTTaatgttcttttttttgtgaacTTGAATTGTTTGAATGTAGATTCTCTCTTTCCTCTCTTCATTTCTGTCTTGTTTACATGCACTCAGAcgaaagagaaataaaaaagtAGAGAGACGGAAGTATCCGCATATGTTTATTGACTGAGGTGATAACATGCTAATAAGATTAATTTATTCATTGCACAGGTTTTATGTGGCTGAGGTTCTGCTTGCTTTGGAGTATTTGCATATGCTTGGGATCATTTACAGAGACCTCAAACCAGAGAATGTTTTAGTGAGGGAAGATGGGCATATAATGCTTTCAGATTTTGACCTTTCATTAAGATGTGCTGTTTCCCCTACCCTGGttagatcttcaaactcaggCATGGAGACAAAGAAATCAGCATATTGTGTTCAGCCTGCCTGCATCGAGCCAACTTGTGTAATGCAGCCTGATTGCATTACACCGGCGTGCTTTGCTCCACGCTTTTTCTCAAGCAAACccaagaaggagaagaaaaagacCAAACCAaagaatgatatatataatcaagtgAGCCCTCTCCCTGAGCTTATTGCAGAACCGACAAGTGCTAGATCAATGTCCTTTGTGGGAACACACGAGTACCTGGCTCCTGAAATAATAAAAGGTGAAGGCCATGGCAGTGCTGTGGATTGGTGGACATTTGGGATCTTTCTCTATGAGCttttatttggcaaaactcCATTCAAGGGAGCAGGAAACCGAGCTACTTTGTTTAATGTTGTCGGGCAGCCTTTAAGATTTCCAGAATCGCCTAGTGTCAGCTTTGCAGCTAGGGACTTGATCAGAGGTCTTCTTGTGAAAGAGCCACAGCATCGTCTTGCTTATCGGCGTGGGGCTACAGAAGTGAAGCAGCATCCGTTTTTCCAGAGTGTGAATTGGGCGCTGATCCGCTGTACAAACCCACCTTCGGTGCCACCAAAACAGAACCTGTTGGACACTCCTTCACGACCTGATACTCCGAAAGCAGTAAGCACAGACGGGAAGGTACCAGGTGCTGATATGAAGCCTTCTGGTAATTATATAGAAATTGATTTCTTTTGATTCTTCTTGTATCCCTTGTTTTCTTTGGATGATCAAGTCTCCAACCGATTCATATGTGGTACTACAATCAATGGTTTCTTTCCATTGCAAGGAATGTACGATTTTAGTAGTTCCTTTGATTTGCACATGTAAAACTGCCCATTATCATGGTAAGCTCTGGATTTTACAGCATTGAAGAAAAAAGCATTGATTGAAAATGAAGAATGAGATTTCTGATATTTTACCCTAATTAGTCTGATTATGACGTCATGTCTGATTTTACCAGTATTAAGAGATTGTCCAAATTGGGCTTTGGCTTGACTTTTTATCAATAATTATGTCACATTGACGGTCTCTTTCGTGGAAATTAAATTATAGAACATTGATGTAATTCAGCAATTTCCATGCCACCTAAAGTTCCTTAGAtccattaaccaaaaaaaaaaaagttcctTAGATCCACGCGCTTTGCACCCAACTTTCCCGGCACCTGCCAGCTGACTGGTGAGCAGCCATCTTCCATGGTCCCCATAGATTTTATGCGTGCACGAAATATCTTACCCTCCCTCCGATCATCTTGGAGTCCTAAGGCTATCGATAATCCTCGATGATTAAGTTCAAATGCCCGGTTAAAACGAGAAAATTAACAATATTATCAAATTTAATTAtggtttggttttgtaatttaattatggtttggttttgtttgcaAAAATATTTAAGTGTAAATCGAGTCATGATCGTGAAAAACTAATCGATTAACGATACAATATTAGGTTTTAACTAGTACATATAAGGTAAGAGTTTTTACTGTCATTACGAaaacttttattatttttctttaagtTAAACTGTTATAGATAAAATCAATGTCATcatataataaaatttataacgTATAATCTCGTGTGACATTAAATTTGTAACATATTATCTTCTAACacacgtttaattcgaaattcaaataatgcAGCTTGCATTTAGTTATGTTGATGTGAAGAAAACATTTCGGGGGTTAAATATTACACAATTAAAGTGTGTGAGAAATCATAGCCGAAAATATCCCGCAAAGCACCGGCGCGTGTCCACCACGCTCTGGACAGCGGTGTTATTTCTTGCTTCCCAAAACTTAGTGACACACCTTATCACGCTTCGTCTGCCATGCCCTTCGCTCACCCACACCATTTTCGCTTCCTCACAATCCTAACGAACCGCtgctatctctctctctccaaaccTCTCTCACCTTCTCAGGCCCTTACAACAATGGCCTCCGACGACCTCTCCTCCCTCCCCGCCGCCTCCGACGACGACAAGTACGGCTTCCAGAGGCCCGAGATGTTCTCCACCAAGCTCGCCGGCACCGTCGACGCCTACGACCGCCACGTGTTCCTCTGTTACAAGAGCCCCGAGGCTTGGCCCGCGCGCGTTGAAGGCTCGGAGTCCGATCCGCTCCCCAAGCTACTCGCCTCGGCTTTCAAGGCAAGGAAGAATGATACATCCATCAAGGTCGGTTGCCTCTTTGCTCTTGTTCGCACTTTGATTTTGTTCGTGAAGATTGTTTGTTGACTCTGTTTTTTGTGTTTGGTAGACGAAGTTGACTGTGTGTGAAGGCCGTGACGGAACTGAGTTTGCCGACGGCGATCTCTTGATATTCCCGGATATGATCAAATACAGGTAAGTAAATTTTGTTGTGTTGCTTTGATCGGAGTTGTTCGGAATTATGATGTGTGGATTAGGAGCTAGGGTTTTGTTTTGGATTTCATATTGTGAATCTCAGGTTGAGCTACTTTTAGTATGTTAGCAAGTAATTGAAAGTTTGAGCTACTTGTAGATTGACTTTGTTGACTGTACTGGAAGTAATTAGAATGAACTGGCCAGGGAATATTGATTCAATTTCGATGTATTTTGACTGCGCATAGTTGTGCTTTTCACTTGTATTGCAAAATTGCTGCTACTAATTCTCTGTGAAGAGTTGTTATCTGTTGATTGTATGTTTCACATTAGTATCAGCTAAAGAAGTTTAGACTAGTCTTGACTGTTTTTTTAGATCAGTTGCTATTTTTATCTGCTGCTCTGTGCGAGAGCTTGAAGTAATTAAGAACGAAACAAGGCAGAAAAATATAGTTTAGGCACTCATACCTGTGAGCTATGGTCTGTTGAAATAGAGTGTCATGACCTATTGTCTAACTCAGATGTCAACAAACCCTTTGAAACCACTCAACTCTAGTTCCTGTCGTGTTAGATATTTTATCTGCTCAACATGAAGGTTTTATTGTGATAAATTGACTGATTTTGCTAGGTGTGTAAGCTTAGAAGTTTAGCTATACATATTTCTTCTCTCAGTAATGGTTATGTTTGGGATTGTTTCTTATGATTTTTTCCTTTGCTTTTATATGAAAGGGGCTTGAAAGAGTCAGATGTTGATAGCTTTGTGGATGATGTTATCGTGAATTGTAAGCCATGGGCATCTGGAGCACAGGAGGTCTTGACCGGTTCTCATGTATTTGTGTGTGCCCATGGTAGTCGAGATCGTAGGTGTGGTGTTTGTGGCCCTGTTCTCATTGATAAGTTTATTGAGGAGGCCGAAGTTCGAGGACTGAAAGATCAGGTGTTTGTTAGTCCCTGTTCTCACATTGGAGGCCACAAGTATGCTGGGAACTTGATTATCTACAGCCCTGATGCAGATGGAAAGATCACTGGTCATTGGTAATATTTATATTAACAATCGTGAAATTTAATTGATAATATTGGATTTGCATGACAGAAATTGAGTGTTGTCTGTTTTTAATTGCAGGTATGGCTATGTTGCACCTGATGATGTACCGGAATTGCTTGATGACCATATTGGGAAAGGGCAGATTATAGAACGACTGTGGAGGTTTGtgcttctttctttccttttgtcATGTAATGCCATCATGCAACTCATTAGTTTTTAGTATACAATTAAATGTGGAGAAATATAAGAGCGTTGATTATAATCTGATTATGTATGATTATGGCATGGCATAGTGGAAACTAATATGTTGATACTAACATGTAAATGACTCTGAGTTATGTTAAGAAGACATGCATCACTGTTGAAGATAATCAATATATGTCTGCATATCCATTTGACCATCCAATAGCATGAGTTTATTCgtactttcttttttttagtgTTTGTGGGAGTTTGCTGGCTCCATCATGAACATCTGTGCTATCAATGTGTTTCCACCCTGCCACAGTAGTTACATAAATGAGATATTCTACTGTTAATCTTGCAATGCGTCATCTTCTTTCAAAACAGGAGAAAGAACGATAAACTTTCTTTTAGCTGTAATTTTATGATGTCTAGTGTTTAGTTACTTCTATCATAAAAAGAAGTAACTAATATCTTGTTTACTTTCTATATATGAAGCTTTTTAGTTTAAACCACGGACTTGATGAATTTCATTTCTAATAGAGGCCAAATGGGAGTTTATGTCGAGGAAGCTGAGAAGGCTAATGGACACAAGCATCCCAATGGAGAAACCAAAAAGCTGAAGGACCAGAAGCTTCCAAAGGGAGAAGATTCTGAGAGAAGCAAGGAAAAGCCCCAAGAAAATGGCTCTCAGATTCAGAACACCAATGAGAACTTTGCTGGTTGTTGCCAGGGTGCTAATGGAGTCTCATGCTGCAGAGATGGGAGTTTGGAGCAGACCAGtgaaattgaggagaagaaGCAGAAAGCAACCACAGAAGCCACCAGTGGCAAGAAGGATGGATATGCATGCAAACTGGCAAGCTGCATTGGGAAATGGGAGCAAAGTGATATTCTCGCGGCTGTTGCCGTTGTGGGAGCAGTGGCAACTGTGGGAGTTGCAGTCTATAGCTTTCACAGAAGGTCAGGTTGAAATCTTTATCACGTCCTTGCTCTTTAATTGTGGATGTGTATCTCTAGTTCCTCGTCTTTTGATAGAAACCCTATTATTACATCATTCAAATAATTCTCTAAACCTCCACTTACTATAAAAGGAGAATATTTATGTTCTTTTCAGGAGGGTGGGATGAATTCCCAAGGTTAAGCCATAGTTGAAAAGATGTTCCTGATCCCCTTCCCTAGAAGTTTTGTGCACACTATTGATATCTGTCGTTTCTGTGAACTGGTGAATGGTTTAGTTTTATATATAGTGGATTTTGTCATGGGGCTCTTGATGCTTAATTAGGATCTGGTATTTGGCCATGTTTCCCTCTTTGATTGTCCCATGCTGTTCATTGTTAATGACCGGAAGGCTTCTGAATCTTATTGCAAATTTTGTGCTAGTTTTGTTAGTACTACCATCTTATTCCTGAAAATGATAAGACTATTTTTCCAGTGCTCTAGTTTCGTGGTTGTTCTCCATTATTGCCATATTAACTATCGATGAAGGTTTAGTGTAAGACCACATCAGTGCTGATGGCGTAAACCGACTGTTTTAGCATCCTGCAATTGGAAAATATTGAGATTGCTTGAATTACATGATTAAAGTGTTTAACATCAGTCTGTACAAAAGTTTCAAGTGATCACACTTCACATTAAATCTTGTCAGTAGTAGCCAAAGTCATATGTACAGTTAGACAATTATGCATCTACCAAATGGACCAAAATGTATCCAAGTTTCATAGACTCTACTGCATGCTGCTGAGCTTTGCAAGCACTCTCAGTGCAGTACTCCCGGCAACCTCTTCTTCTGCATCTATTTCTTGCATAATTTGCTCTATAACCACATTCCTCGACTGTTGATTTCTCCGGTCGTAACTCGAGCATTCCCTTAAAAGCAACAGCAATTCATCTGCCATAGCTTTTGCCCTCCATGTTCCCTCCACTGTCAACTGCAGTAAACCGGGCATTACTCCTTCCCTCAAAATCAATCCCCTAGAGTTTTCTCGGCAACTCTGGCATATGAGCAGAAGGATTCTCACCGCGTGTTCTTTGCTTTCCATTGACCCCTCTTCGAGGGTCTCAACTAAAGCCCCAATTGCCCCACAAGTACTGGATATTTCCTCGAGCGGAATCTTGGTTGAAGAAACAATGTCATCAAGTAATGCAATAGCCTTCTCAACCAGTTGGGATTGTTTTTCGCAGCTGCAGATTATTTGCAGCAAGGAGAAAACTACACCAGACGAGACCAAAGATGGCAAAATATGATGGCAAGTCGAGAAGTTGTGAAGTGTAGCAATGGCATCAAGTCTTGCTTGCATGCTGATACTGATCATGTTCATGCTATGACCATTAGCATTATCATAGCCTCCATTGAGAATTCCAACGATTTGCTCAATGGCGCCAGACGAGGCAATTGATAACTTGTTTGCCTTGCAAGATGATAGAATCATCAAAGCTGTTATTGCGAGTTCCATCAACGCTTTGCTTCGACATTGGAGGAGGCTTATCAGCGCCGGTAAAGCCCCAGATTTCAGAATCCATCTCTTGTTTCTGGCAAACAGAAGAAGACATAGGTTATTCACTACCACCACAAAAAGGCCAAAACTTGTTAAAACTTTTAGTGTGTTGTAGAACATAATGCGATATGAAACAATTATGAACTGAATATGAAGTACATGACGAAGAGTGGCGGACGACTAACCTTTCACTACCAAAGGCGAGACTAAGCAGAGCTAAGAGAGCAGCTTCAATGGCTTCAAAATCTTGGGAATGAAGCATTGATATCAAAGGAAGCATAACACCTCTCTCAGCCAAACTCTGCCTTTGCTTGCCACTTAGGTTACCGAGTTGAGTAGCAGCTTGAATCTGCGCTACTACATCGCCGGTGACTAGATTTTGGAGCAGAAGTTCCTCCATTGGAGGAGCTCTCTATGCTTCTGTGTGTCTCCAAGTTCTGATTCTTTGATTTACAAGGGATTTTGTTTATTGTGTGGGATTGGTTGCTTCAAGAGGCTTGCACTGATTTGCTTTTTGTGGGTATATAAGAATCCATTGTTTGAGATAGAAGCAACCTACCTTCTTTGGGTCAGCCTTTTTCTGAGTGTCTGATTTGGAAATACAAAAACGATTCCCGAGGATGAATCTTCCACATCCTTTTGGGGAAGGCAAACGCCGTCATCTTTACCTTCTTTCCTTTTGCCAATAGGAATTTCATCAttcaatatttttatattatggTAAGTTCTTTCGGATAGTAACAAGATCCTCAAGGGGTTAAAAAGCCGAGACCTAGGGTTCTTGTGGTAAGTTTTAATCTCaccatttttttttagttaCTGGAGAGTCCGTTAAAACACTTGTATAAGTACAacaagaaagaaacacatcTGGAGAGTCTCTCGGATCTTTGATCCCTCGCCGTAAACTACAGAGAAAATGGCCAACGCCGACTCTTAAACAACACCACCCCATGACGTCACACACCACCGATTCCCCTCCTCCCACTAAACACCGCAGCTGCCGCGGCAAAAGGAAACCTAACCCTGTCGATGTAGAACCTCACTCCGAAACCGAACCCGACCTGCACCGGCCTCCTCGCCTCACCCGAGAACAATCATTGCGGCTGCCGACCGACCCTCACGTCCGGATCGGAATGTACGTGGCTCTTGCCCACGCCGGACTAGCTTTCTCACTCGCGCTCCTCTACGGCGTTACGAAGCTTCTAGGAGGCTACTGGCGTCCTATCCAATGGGCCATTCTGTGTTCCATGCCGCTCCGCGAGCTCCACACCGCTCTCGTCTCGTTCTGGTCTGACTCTCTCAATCTAGGCCTCTTCGCAACCCTTATTGCCATCCCCCGTGCAGCCGTACGTGCCACCACCGCGTCCCTTGTCGACTCCCGCACTGCCATTCGCCGGCTGCTGAAACGGCCAAGCCCGCCTCGCCCAAAAAAGAATATCAGGCAAGGTCTAAAATAATGTGCTCAGAtttgtttttaaaaatttattatacaTGCATGGCATACGTACAAACATGCACGTACAGTGGTGTGAACCCTAGCAATGAACGGGTAAAAACTACTACAACTTGCTCTCATTCGGAATTTCGGATCATAAGGGTGTGTGCTATGCATGTATCCTAGAAGATTGGTCTTTATTTTTGTACATTTTCAGTTGATTCTATAAGTTTTCTGAGGCttgttattttcttcttcagctTCTCGAAGATTGTACAAAGGTTGATCTCGTTTGCCCTATTTGTGATTATTTATGAGAACATTGGCCTTTACACTCTCCCGGCATTTTCAGTTGCTTTCTTTTTAGTTTATGTTTCTGGTTACAGAAGCATAGTGATCGATCCTAGTGTGGCTACTACACTTTCGGCACTTTCGCGCAGCGGTAGTAGGTTGAAACTGAGGAATAGAAACAGGGTTAGCAGGTATATCACTAACTTT contains:
- the LOC126798153 gene encoding serine/threonine-protein kinase D6PK: MDSLAEGVISVPKARYLAPEGGETGTPRPSQPPSPKQLRSEAASSTSSVAAHAYEVKAAVGYSNGSVINLNKAPNHGAHQEDLLSMGKRYQGSSKGKVEHEGSNDVLDKPAEISYQHKVSMVEAKPSIQHPVDDSEEFTLSGLPESRSYGLGPGKGVAGRQNGHLVSHSGVGTAFCPSPQNSLYSAAPTLYCEAKQSFTNTESECTSSIEKSAETESEVTNSCELIESRKTSIYRGSTGSDVSDESSSSSLSNNMYKPHKANDVRWEAIQAVRDHDGMLGLNHFKLKKRLGCGDIGSVYLSELSGTRTCFAMKVMDKAQLAGRKKLLRAQTEKEILQSLDHPFLPTLYSHFETEKFTCLLMEYCPGGDLHALRQKQPGKYFPEHAARFYVAEVLLALEYLHMLGIIYRDLKPENVLVREDGHIMLSDFDLSLRCAVSPTLVRSSNSGMETKKSAYCVQPACIEPTCVMQPDCITPACFAPRFFSSKPKKEKKKTKPKNDIYNQVSPLPELIAEPTSARSMSFVGTHEYLAPEIIKGEGHGSAVDWWTFGIFLYELLFGKTPFKGAGNRATLFNVVGQPLRFPESPSVSFAARDLIRGLLVKEPQHRLAYRRGATEVKQHPFFQSVNWALIRCTNPPSVPPKQNLLDTPSRPDTPKAVSTDGKVPGADMKPSGNYIEIDFF
- the LOC126797684 gene encoding uncharacterized protein LOC126797684 isoform X2 — its product is MPFAHPHHFRFLTILTNRCYLSLSKPLSPSQALTTMASDDLSSLPAASDDDKYGFQRPEMFSTKLAGTVDAYDRHVFLCYKSPEAWPARVEGSESDPLPKLLASAFKARKNDTSIKTKLTVCEGRDGTEFADGDLLIFPDMIKYRGLKESDVDSFVDDVIVNCKPWASGAQEVLTGSHVFVCAHGSRDRRCGVCGPVLIDKFIEEAEVRGLKDQVFVSPCSHIGGHKYAGNLIIYSPDADGKITGHWYGYVAPDDVPELLDDHIGKGQIIERLWRGQMGVYVEEAEKANGHKHPNGETKKLKDQKLPKGEDSERSKEKPQENGSQIQNTNENFAGCCQGANGVSCCRDGSLEQTSEIEEKKQKATTEATSGKKDGYACKLASCIGKWEQSDILAAVAVVGAVATVGVAVYSFHRRSG
- the LOC126797684 gene encoding uncharacterized protein LOC126797684 isoform X1 — its product is MPFAHPHHFRFLTILTNRCYLSLSKPLSPSQALTTMASDDLSSLPAASDDDKYGFQRPEMFSTKLAGTVDAYDRHVFLCYKSPEAWPARVEGSESDPLPKLLASAFKARKNDTSIKTKLTVCEGRDGTEFADGDLLIFPDMIKYRGLKESDVDSFVDDVIVNCKPWASGAQEVLTGSHVFVCAHGSRDRRCGVCGPVLIDKFIEEAEVRGLKDQVFVSPCSHIGGHKYAGNLIIYSPDADGKITGHWYGYVAPDDVPELLDDHIGKGQIIERLWRGQMGVYVEEAEKANGHKHPNGETKKLKDQKLPKGEDSERSKEKPQENGSQIQNTNENFAGCCQGANGVSCCRDGSLEQTSEIEEKKQKATTEATSGKKDGYACKLASCIGKWEQSDILAAVAVVGAVATVGVAVYSFHRRRVG
- the LOC126797446 gene encoding U-box domain-containing protein 6; the protein is MEELLLQNLVTGDVVAQIQAATQLGNLSGKQRQSLAERGVMLPLISMLHSQDFEAIEAALLALLSLAFGSERNKRWILKSGALPALISLLQCRSKALMELAITALMILSSCKANKLSIASSGAIEQIVGILNGGYDNANGHSMNMISISMQARLDAIATLHNFSTCHHILPSLVSSGVVFSLLQIICSCEKQSQLVEKAIALLDDIVSSTKIPLEEISSTCGAIGALVETLEEGSMESKEHAVRILLLICQSCRENSRGLILREGVMPGLLQLTVEGTWRAKAMADELLLLLRECSSYDRRNQQSRNVVIEQIMQEIDAEEEVAGSTALRVLAKLSSMQ